A genomic region of Microbacterium schleiferi contains the following coding sequences:
- a CDS encoding nucleoside phosphorylase, translating into MRLLVAALDRELVAFPDELPGFDRLVTGPGKLQATHALTRALERRSYDEIVVVGTAGAIHEDVEATVHEVTAAIQHDVTDLDRVVGQHVSLPAMLSFGGRGHTIATGDHFVDDADTAAGIRDLGATLVDMEVYAYAWVAQQYDVPIRVLKAVSDRAQDGAHSDWGETTDACSVLLLERVRRDYDL; encoded by the coding sequence ATGAGACTTCTGGTTGCAGCCCTCGACCGCGAACTGGTTGCCTTCCCCGATGAGCTGCCCGGTTTCGACCGTCTGGTGACCGGTCCCGGCAAGCTCCAAGCGACCCACGCGCTCACTCGCGCGCTCGAACGGCGCAGCTACGACGAGATCGTCGTGGTCGGAACCGCCGGCGCGATCCATGAGGATGTCGAGGCCACCGTGCACGAGGTCACCGCCGCCATCCAGCACGACGTCACCGACCTCGATCGCGTCGTGGGGCAGCACGTCTCGCTGCCGGCAATGCTCTCGTTCGGCGGACGCGGCCACACGATCGCCACCGGCGACCACTTCGTCGACGACGCCGACACGGCGGCAGGCATCCGCGACCTCGGCGCGACGCTCGTGGACATGGAGGTGTACGCGTACGCCTGGGTCGCGCAGCAGTACGACGTGCCGATTCGTGTTCTCAAGGCCGTGTCGGATCGTGCTCAGGATGGCGCGCACAGCGACTGGGGCGAGACGACGGATGCCTGTAGCGTGCTGCTGCTGGAGCGCGTGCGCCGCGACTACGACCTCTAG
- a CDS encoding MFS transporter, protein MSADPGTTSQPQTTDIQLSNPARWRAFGVAAAVAAITILDLSKVNVALPSIEQALGAGSTELQLIVSGYVLTFGLFLVPMGRLGDQRSRRALFLVGLVLFTLASLACALAPNIVVLMVFRLVQGVAAGIQMPQVLGLIQQIFQGAERGRAFGLFGATIGLATAFGPTLGGLMIALGGPEDGWRWIFWMNVPLGIAAIAAAVWVLPTTRVHTGRRIALDPVGVILFGITVLALMWPFLFTTGSPDDDPRRWWLLTVFLLFAGLFFAWERRYAAQGHAPLIPFSLFRIGSYRNGTLLATSYFAALPALFLLTTLYLQTGLELEPVFAGMVTIGFAIPSAIASWVGGNLVTRIGRPLVVGGLIMVLVSAIGLVLVAVFATPALTPWLMGTVMIIGGLGGGLVISPNQTLALADVPVSSGGLAGSVGQLGQRIGTAVGTAVALALFYATIYRETGTRDSLAVYHDAYLIGMSSVAVFIALSFIVSMIDLSRRRAAARDADADEAEQRRAGPT, encoded by the coding sequence GTGAGTGCGGATCCCGGGACAACGTCGCAGCCGCAGACCACCGACATCCAGCTCAGCAATCCCGCCCGGTGGCGAGCGTTCGGGGTCGCGGCCGCCGTCGCCGCCATTACGATCCTCGACCTCTCAAAAGTCAACGTCGCGCTGCCCTCGATCGAGCAGGCACTGGGCGCGGGTTCCACCGAACTGCAGCTGATCGTGTCGGGCTACGTGCTGACCTTCGGGCTGTTCCTCGTGCCGATGGGGCGCCTGGGCGACCAGCGATCACGGCGAGCGCTGTTCCTGGTGGGACTCGTGCTGTTCACGCTCGCGAGCCTCGCGTGTGCGCTGGCCCCGAACATCGTCGTTCTCATGGTCTTCCGCCTGGTGCAGGGGGTGGCCGCCGGCATCCAGATGCCCCAGGTTCTCGGACTGATCCAGCAGATCTTCCAGGGCGCCGAGCGGGGGCGCGCGTTCGGTCTGTTCGGTGCGACGATCGGGCTTGCGACAGCGTTCGGTCCGACTCTCGGCGGGCTCATGATCGCTCTGGGCGGGCCGGAGGACGGCTGGCGCTGGATCTTCTGGATGAACGTTCCCTTGGGGATCGCCGCGATCGCCGCAGCGGTCTGGGTCTTGCCGACCACCCGGGTCCACACGGGGCGCCGCATCGCGCTCGACCCCGTCGGCGTGATCCTGTTCGGGATCACGGTGCTCGCGTTGATGTGGCCGTTCCTGTTCACGACCGGGTCACCCGACGACGACCCGCGCCGGTGGTGGTTGCTGACCGTGTTCCTGCTGTTCGCGGGACTCTTCTTCGCGTGGGAGCGGCGCTACGCCGCCCAGGGGCACGCCCCACTGATCCCGTTCTCGCTGTTTCGCATCGGGTCCTACCGCAATGGCACTCTCCTGGCGACCTCGTACTTCGCTGCCCTTCCCGCACTGTTCCTGCTGACCACCCTGTATCTGCAGACCGGGCTCGAGCTCGAACCCGTCTTTGCCGGCATGGTCACGATCGGGTTCGCCATCCCCAGTGCGATCGCCTCGTGGGTCGGCGGCAACCTCGTGACGCGCATCGGTCGACCGCTCGTGGTCGGCGGACTCATCATGGTCCTGGTGTCTGCCATCGGGCTGGTTCTCGTCGCCGTCTTCGCCACGCCAGCTCTGACCCCCTGGCTGATGGGGACCGTGATGATCATCGGGGGCCTCGGCGGCGGGCTCGTGATCTCGCCGAACCAGACCCTCGCCCTCGCGGATGTCCCGGTGTCTTCGGGAGGGTTGGCCGGCTCGGTGGGCCAGCTCGGCCAGCGAATCGGCACCGCCGTCGGTACCGCCGTCGCCCTCGCGCTCTTCTACGCCACGATCTACCGCGAGACTGGCACCCGGGACTCCCTCGCCGTGTACCACGACGCCTATCTGATCGGGATGTCCTCGGTCGCCGTCTTCATCGCGCTGTCGTTCATCGTCTCGATGATCGACCTGTCCCGTCGCCGAGCCGCCGCCCGGGATGCCGACGCCGACGAGGCCGAGCAGCGCCGCGCCGGCCCCACATGA
- a CDS encoding exonuclease SbcCD subunit D, whose amino-acid sequence MRILHTSDWHIGRTFHGHSTLPALREVLAALVEQVRENAVDLVIVAGDVFDSSTPPAECYTLLTDTLSALADTGAAVVVTSGNHDSAARLGFQSALLRSGIHVLTDPATVDTPITLTDAHGPVHVYGIPYLEPALLRRTWPGERLRTQHDAIAHAMRLIRADLAARGGRSIVVSHCFAAGVEPTPGLERDIQQGGLDVVPLAEFEGIDYVALGHIHGRQQLAPAVRYAGAPVHYSFGEADKPRGSWLVDLSASGEASVTWLDLPIPRRLLTIRGTLEELCSAADHEHARDAWVRAEYTDATPQRDPLRRLQERFPFCAAVVHAPAHAGERDGRTYAHRVRTARTDGELIDAFLAHVREGEGATDAETALIAEVIEGRTVAEALA is encoded by the coding sequence ATGCGCATTCTCCACACCTCCGACTGGCACATCGGGAGGACCTTCCACGGCCACTCGACGCTGCCGGCGCTGCGCGAGGTGCTTGCCGCGCTCGTCGAGCAGGTCCGGGAGAATGCCGTCGATCTCGTCATCGTGGCCGGCGACGTTTTTGACTCGTCGACGCCGCCCGCCGAGTGCTACACGCTGCTCACCGACACGCTCTCGGCGCTTGCCGACACGGGCGCCGCCGTCGTCGTGACCAGCGGCAACCACGACTCGGCTGCGCGGTTGGGATTCCAGTCCGCCCTGCTGCGCTCCGGCATCCACGTTCTCACCGACCCGGCGACGGTGGATACGCCGATCACCCTGACCGACGCGCACGGACCGGTCCACGTCTACGGCATCCCGTACCTCGAACCGGCGCTGCTGCGACGGACCTGGCCCGGCGAACGGCTGCGTACGCAGCACGACGCGATCGCGCACGCGATGCGGCTCATTCGGGCCGACCTCGCTGCGCGGGGCGGCCGTTCGATCGTCGTTTCTCACTGTTTCGCCGCGGGTGTCGAGCCCACGCCGGGGCTTGAGCGAGACATCCAGCAGGGCGGACTCGATGTCGTTCCCCTCGCCGAGTTCGAGGGCATCGACTACGTCGCCCTCGGGCACATCCACGGGCGGCAGCAGCTCGCACCCGCGGTGCGTTACGCGGGTGCGCCCGTGCACTACAGCTTCGGTGAGGCCGACAAGCCGCGCGGCTCCTGGCTTGTCGACCTCTCGGCATCCGGTGAGGCGTCGGTGACCTGGCTCGATCTCCCGATTCCGCGCCGCCTGCTCACGATCCGCGGGACGCTCGAGGAGCTGTGCTCCGCGGCCGACCACGAGCACGCTCGGGATGCGTGGGTGCGAGCCGAGTACACGGATGCGACGCCGCAGCGCGATCCGCTGCGACGACTGCAAGAGCGCTTCCCGTTCTGCGCGGCGGTCGTGCACGCCCCGGCGCACGCAGGCGAGCGCGACGGACGCACCTACGCCCACCGCGTGCGGACGGCCCGAACCGATGGTGAGCTCATCGACGCCTTCCTGGCCCATGTCCGCGAGGGTGAGGGTGCGACGGATGCCGAGACCGCGCTCATCGCCGAGGTGATCGAGGGTCGCACTGTCGCGGAGGCCCTCGCGTGA
- a CDS encoding LacI family DNA-binding transcriptional regulator: protein MKSKRVTLADVAAAAGVSRTTASLVLSDRGDELRISEAAQQRVRRVAAELAYRPNILSSALRRGSSRTIGFVSDTVATSQLAGDLIKGALEHAHRNGYMLFIGETEGAADEERRLVQGMIDRQVDGLIIASMFTRVRAVPAGVDPRSVVLLNALPEDSAMGTVPSIVPDEYSAGRAAVDVLRAAGHSRIHLVGAGPDRGDVPVQTVAGSERLRGILDALAEDGLEPASARLCSVWLPEDGWSATRSLLETGVRGEAIITFNDRLAFGAYQAIHEAGLSIPGDFSIVSFDDHQLASWLRPRLTTFALPHYELGALALQVLLEGDASDAESIRRVPMPLRLRESVAAPGRGTTEAASSSRQTAASP from the coding sequence GTGAAGTCGAAGCGCGTCACCCTCGCCGACGTTGCCGCTGCCGCCGGCGTCTCCCGAACAACCGCCTCGCTCGTGCTGTCCGACCGGGGGGACGAGCTGCGTATCTCGGAGGCGGCGCAGCAGCGCGTGCGCCGGGTGGCAGCGGAACTTGCCTATCGGCCGAACATCCTGTCCTCGGCGCTGCGTCGCGGATCGAGTCGGACGATCGGATTCGTCTCCGACACGGTGGCGACCTCGCAGCTGGCCGGCGACCTCATCAAGGGCGCGCTCGAACATGCCCACCGCAACGGCTACATGCTCTTCATCGGTGAGACCGAAGGTGCTGCCGACGAGGAGCGGCGCCTCGTGCAGGGCATGATCGACCGCCAGGTCGACGGGCTCATCATCGCATCGATGTTCACGCGCGTACGGGCCGTGCCCGCGGGAGTCGACCCCCGCAGCGTCGTGCTGCTGAACGCTCTGCCCGAAGACAGCGCCATGGGTACGGTTCCCTCGATCGTTCCCGACGAGTACTCCGCTGGGCGCGCAGCTGTCGACGTGCTCCGCGCAGCGGGGCACTCCCGCATCCATCTCGTCGGCGCAGGTCCCGATCGGGGCGATGTTCCGGTGCAGACCGTCGCGGGGTCCGAGCGGTTGCGCGGCATCCTTGACGCCCTGGCCGAAGACGGACTGGAGCCGGCCAGTGCGCGGCTGTGCTCGGTGTGGTTGCCCGAGGACGGGTGGTCAGCTACCCGGTCGCTGCTGGAAACGGGCGTGCGCGGGGAAGCGATCATCACGTTCAATGACCGCCTGGCGTTCGGTGCCTATCAGGCGATCCACGAGGCCGGGCTCTCGATCCCGGGTGACTTCTCGATCGTCTCGTTCGATGACCATCAGCTCGCCAGTTGGCTGCGGCCGCGCCTGACGACGTTCGCGCTACCGCATTACGAGCTGGGCGCGCTCGCGCTGCAGGTGCTGCTGGAAGGGGACGCCTCCGACGCGGAGAGCATCCGGCGGGTGCCGATGCCGCTGCGGCTGCGGGAGTCGGTGGCGGCTCCCGGACGAGGGACGACTGAAGCAGCGTCCTCATCGCGCCAGACCGCGGCATCCCCGTGA
- a CDS encoding NAD(+) synthase: MPFESAYRHGFARVAACTIPVAVADPATNADAVLAAARECDTDAVAVAVFPELCLSGYAIDDLVMQDALLDGVVSAIERIVAASVDLFPVLVVGAPLHHRNRLYNCAVVIHRGEILGVVPKAYLPTYREFYERRWYAPGEEWSGEAIRIGALETVIGTNLLFEARDVDGLVLHVEVCEDMWVPVPPSSRAALAGASVIANLSGSPITIARADDRRVLVQSQSLRCLSAYVYAAAGPGESTNDVSWDGQTMIYEAGTLLDETERFPDGPRRSIADVDLDRLRQDRIRQGTFDDNRGALPRDEFLTVEFVLDPPATDVGLRRRLDRFPFVPDDPARLAQDCYEAFNIQVEGLVQRMRAIGGPKPVIGVSGGLDSTHALLVIARAMDRMGRPRSDILAYTLPGFATSDHTRSNAVALATAIGASIETIDIRPTATEILQSIGHAFSQGEPVYDVTFENVQAGVRTDLLFRLANQNSGIVVGTSDMSELALGWATYGVGDHMSHYAVNTGVPKTLIQHLIRWVIAHGEDQGAAALSPEATAVLQSVLDTEISPELVPADEDGNIQSTQDRIGPYALHDFTLFHVVRYGIRPSKIAFLAERAWRDADAGAWPPGFPVDEQYAYDRDTVVRWLRVFLQRFFGFAQFKRSAIPNGPKVSPAGSLSPRGDWRAPSDGNARVWLAELDAALGPASDA; this comes from the coding sequence ATGCCGTTCGAGAGCGCGTACCGTCACGGATTCGCGCGCGTTGCAGCGTGCACGATTCCCGTCGCCGTCGCCGACCCCGCCACGAACGCCGACGCGGTGCTCGCCGCGGCGCGGGAGTGCGACACGGATGCCGTCGCCGTCGCGGTCTTTCCCGAGCTCTGCCTGTCGGGGTATGCCATCGACGACCTCGTGATGCAGGACGCGCTTCTGGACGGGGTCGTCAGCGCCATCGAGCGGATCGTGGCGGCATCCGTCGACCTGTTCCCGGTGCTCGTGGTCGGCGCCCCGCTGCATCACCGCAACCGGCTCTACAACTGCGCGGTCGTCATCCACCGCGGGGAGATCCTCGGCGTCGTCCCCAAGGCCTACCTGCCGACCTACCGCGAGTTCTACGAACGGCGCTGGTACGCACCGGGCGAGGAGTGGTCGGGCGAGGCGATCCGGATCGGCGCGCTCGAGACCGTCATCGGGACGAACCTTCTCTTCGAGGCTCGCGATGTCGATGGCCTCGTGCTGCACGTCGAGGTCTGCGAAGACATGTGGGTGCCCGTGCCGCCGTCTTCCCGTGCGGCGCTCGCGGGCGCGAGCGTGATCGCCAACCTGTCGGGGAGCCCCATCACGATCGCCCGAGCCGACGACCGCCGCGTCCTCGTGCAGTCCCAGTCGCTGCGCTGCCTGAGCGCCTACGTCTACGCGGCAGCGGGCCCCGGCGAATCCACGAACGACGTGTCGTGGGACGGGCAGACCATGATCTACGAAGCCGGCACGCTGCTCGATGAGACCGAGCGCTTTCCCGACGGTCCGCGCCGCAGCATCGCCGATGTCGATCTCGACCGGCTCCGCCAGGACCGCATCCGCCAGGGAACATTCGACGACAACCGCGGCGCCCTTCCCCGGGACGAGTTTCTGACGGTCGAGTTCGTCCTCGATCCCCCGGCGACGGATGTCGGGCTTCGCCGCCGACTCGATCGGTTCCCGTTCGTGCCCGATGACCCTGCCCGCCTCGCGCAGGATTGCTATGAGGCCTTCAACATCCAGGTCGAGGGTCTCGTGCAGCGGATGCGGGCGATCGGCGGCCCGAAGCCCGTCATCGGCGTGAGCGGCGGACTGGACTCCACCCATGCCCTCCTGGTGATCGCCCGCGCCATGGACCGGATGGGGAGGCCGCGGTCCGACATCCTGGCCTACACCCTTCCCGGCTTCGCGACCAGCGACCACACCCGGTCCAACGCGGTAGCGCTCGCGACGGCCATCGGCGCATCCATCGAGACGATCGACATCCGCCCCACGGCAACCGAGATCCTGCAGAGCATCGGGCATGCTTTCAGTCAGGGCGAGCCCGTGTACGACGTCACGTTCGAGAACGTGCAGGCGGGCGTCCGCACCGATCTGCTGTTCCGCCTGGCGAACCAGAACAGCGGCATCGTCGTCGGGACCTCCGACATGTCGGAGCTCGCACTCGGGTGGGCGACGTACGGCGTCGGCGATCACATGAGCCACTACGCCGTCAATACCGGGGTCCCCAAGACGCTGATCCAGCACCTCATCCGCTGGGTCATCGCGCACGGCGAGGATCAGGGCGCCGCTGCTCTCAGCCCCGAAGCAACCGCCGTGCTGCAATCCGTCCTCGACACGGAGATCAGCCCCGAGCTTGTCCCGGCGGACGAAGACGGCAACATCCAGTCGACGCAGGATCGCATCGGCCCGTACGCCCTGCACGACTTCACCCTGTTCCACGTCGTGCGCTACGGCATCCGGCCCTCGAAGATCGCCTTCCTCGCCGAGCGGGCATGGCGCGACGCGGATGCCGGCGCCTGGCCCCCCGGCTTCCCGGTCGACGAGCAGTACGCCTACGACCGCGATACCGTCGTGCGCTGGCTGCGGGTGTTCCTGCAGCGCTTCTTCGGGTTCGCGCAGTTCAAGCGCTCGGCGATCCCGAACGGACCCAAGGTCTCGCCGGCCGGATCCCTCTCGCCCCGCGGCGACTGGCGCGCCCCCTCGGACGGCAACGCCCGGGTCTGGCTCGCCGAGCTGGATGCCGCGCTCGGCCCGGCATCCGACGCCTGA
- a CDS encoding GNAT family N-acetyltransferase, which produces MSETRFADQKDASRYTLHVGDDLVSALDYNDDGRSVALTRAFTPPPFRGKGYAAEIVARAVAELEERGDREIIPVCWYVAEWFDRHPEHAGILKARA; this is translated from the coding sequence ATGAGCGAGACACGGTTCGCCGACCAGAAGGATGCCTCCCGCTACACCCTGCACGTGGGAGATGACCTGGTCAGCGCGCTGGACTACAACGATGACGGGCGCTCGGTCGCCCTCACCCGAGCCTTCACACCGCCGCCGTTCCGCGGCAAGGGCTACGCGGCTGAGATCGTCGCACGCGCTGTCGCGGAACTCGAGGAGCGCGGTGACCGCGAGATCATCCCCGTGTGCTGGTACGTCGCGGAGTGGTTCGACCGGCACCCCGAGCACGCCGGCATCCTCAAAGCCCGCGCCTGA
- a CDS encoding AAA family ATPase: protein MRIHRVQIEGFGPFRERQDVDLDALAPSGVFVIAGRTGAGKSSILDAICFALYGTVPRYDGVERRLRSDHCAPDDPTQVAVEFSTGADRWRITRSPDYERPKRRGTGMTVVAADALLERLEPDAAGAEQWVGYAAGPRDVGHAIDEVVGLSHQQFLQVILLAQNRFSQFLLAGNADRQRVLRTLFGTQIYEDYEKRLDERRRESEREQERDASQLQRLQSDLETLGREAGWLLSEEAVDLERLAARGGYDLQTRADTVERDDAALAAAEAEHTRVRELREQQQRRVSAREHLAALELESEALGPDRARLERARAAEPLRAAIEQVIRARAEAEATRASEASVLADAPAGVDTALDVDELLAAAQTLTGDIARWQDAEDAEQQLTTDRADLTRTTTEAEAVRAVVAVTRDVLAHADQERGQLGDEIERLSTAAAGLDGARAERADISARLVAAREAEAAAAELAAANADRLEASRGVEEAVAAWGLLMRRRLSGFAAELAADLTDEAPCPVCGSLDHPAPAPSTHDPVTDAVLAAAEDARDRALTADRESAARHADVTARVEAARARARGSVEELQTSERDIHARLERAEQADEALTQARRLRAELEAREHELRRELDEATARLAEFDTARAVLTGRIAQADGAVSAARGSFPTVHARIADADARRRAAQQLAEARRARQVAAERLRGAELDLDAAVAASSFPDADSAGAALLTPTQLEDVSSRLSDHDAAKRIAKERLLELELQLADAPDELVDTDASLRAATRARETWQRSVAELAAVRERVARFGDLRTAIETLDREGEERRERHQMLVRLADTLAGRAPNTMRMTLETFVLAAELEEIVAAANLRLADMSDGRYRLEHTDALARRGAASGLGLHVHDAYTGRTRPPQSLSGGETFLASLALALGLAEVVTSRAGGIRLDTLFIDEGFGSLDAETLELALRTLDDLRSGGRTIGVISHVEAMKEQLPIGIFVEATPHGSSVITEAAPSLL, encoded by the coding sequence GTGAGGATCCACCGGGTCCAGATCGAGGGATTCGGCCCCTTCCGCGAGCGGCAGGATGTCGATCTCGACGCCCTCGCTCCCTCCGGTGTGTTCGTCATCGCCGGGCGAACCGGGGCGGGCAAGTCCAGCATCCTCGATGCCATCTGCTTCGCCCTCTACGGCACCGTGCCGCGCTACGACGGCGTCGAACGGCGTCTGCGCAGTGACCATTGCGCACCCGATGACCCGACCCAGGTCGCGGTGGAATTCAGCACCGGCGCCGACCGCTGGCGCATCACACGGTCGCCGGATTACGAGCGCCCCAAGCGCCGCGGCACCGGTATGACCGTCGTTGCGGCCGACGCGCTGCTGGAACGGCTCGAACCGGACGCGGCGGGCGCAGAGCAGTGGGTCGGGTACGCGGCAGGACCGCGAGATGTGGGCCACGCGATCGATGAGGTGGTGGGACTGTCGCACCAGCAGTTCCTGCAGGTGATCCTTCTCGCCCAGAACCGCTTCTCGCAGTTTCTGCTGGCGGGCAACGCCGATCGGCAGCGGGTGCTGCGAACACTGTTCGGCACGCAGATCTATGAGGACTACGAGAAGCGACTCGACGAGCGCCGACGCGAGTCTGAGCGGGAACAGGAGCGGGACGCCTCGCAGCTGCAGCGCCTGCAGAGTGACCTCGAGACTCTCGGGCGGGAGGCGGGGTGGCTGCTTTCCGAGGAGGCAGTGGACCTCGAGCGACTGGCTGCCCGGGGTGGCTACGACCTCCAGACCCGCGCTGACACCGTCGAGCGAGACGACGCTGCGCTGGCTGCCGCGGAGGCCGAGCACACCCGCGTGCGCGAACTGCGCGAGCAGCAACAGCGCCGGGTGAGCGCGCGCGAGCATCTGGCGGCGCTCGAGCTCGAATCCGAGGCGCTGGGGCCCGACAGGGCGCGCCTTGAGCGGGCTCGCGCTGCTGAGCCGCTGCGCGCTGCGATTGAGCAGGTCATCCGTGCCCGCGCCGAGGCCGAGGCGACCCGCGCGAGCGAAGCCTCCGTTCTCGCCGATGCGCCGGCGGGCGTGGACACCGCCCTCGATGTCGATGAGCTGCTGGCTGCGGCGCAGACGCTGACGGGCGATATCGCGCGCTGGCAGGATGCCGAGGACGCCGAGCAGCAGCTCACGACAGACCGCGCCGACCTGACCCGAACCACGACCGAGGCCGAGGCCGTCCGTGCCGTTGTCGCGGTGACCCGCGATGTGCTCGCCCACGCCGACCAGGAGCGCGGGCAGCTCGGCGACGAGATCGAGCGGCTCTCCACCGCCGCAGCGGGCCTCGATGGGGCCCGGGCCGAGAGAGCTGACATCTCGGCGCGCCTGGTCGCTGCGCGGGAAGCCGAAGCGGCGGCGGCCGAGCTCGCTGCGGCGAACGCCGATCGGCTGGAAGCCTCGCGCGGCGTGGAAGAGGCCGTGGCCGCGTGGGGACTGCTCATGCGGCGGCGCCTGTCAGGGTTCGCGGCCGAGCTTGCCGCCGACCTCACCGACGAAGCCCCGTGCCCGGTGTGCGGCTCGCTCGATCACCCCGCGCCCGCGCCGAGCACCCATGATCCCGTCACGGATGCCGTCCTTGCCGCCGCCGAAGACGCGCGCGACCGCGCCCTGACCGCGGACCGGGAAAGCGCCGCGCGCCACGCCGACGTCACGGCTCGCGTCGAGGCTGCGCGCGCCCGGGCGCGCGGCTCGGTCGAGGAGCTCCAGACGAGCGAACGCGACATCCACGCCCGGCTGGAGCGCGCCGAGCAGGCAGACGAGGCGCTCACTCAGGCCCGCCGCCTGCGCGCCGAGCTGGAAGCCCGTGAGCACGAGCTGCGGCGCGAGCTGGACGAGGCTACCGCGCGGCTGGCAGAGTTCGATACCGCGCGCGCCGTACTCACCGGCCGCATCGCCCAGGCCGACGGCGCCGTGTCCGCCGCACGCGGTTCCTTCCCCACCGTCCACGCGCGGATTGCCGACGCCGACGCGCGGCGCCGCGCCGCGCAACAGCTCGCCGAGGCTCGGCGCGCTCGCCAGGTCGCCGCCGAGCGGCTCCGCGGGGCCGAACTCGACCTCGACGCGGCTGTGGCGGCGTCCTCGTTCCCGGATGCCGACTCTGCAGGCGCCGCGCTGCTCACGCCCACCCAGCTCGAAGACGTTTCGTCGCGGCTGAGCGACCACGACGCTGCGAAGCGGATCGCGAAGGAGCGGCTGCTCGAGCTCGAACTGCAGCTCGCCGATGCTCCCGACGAGCTCGTCGACACCGACGCGTCTCTGCGCGCGGCGACGCGTGCTCGGGAGACGTGGCAGCGCAGTGTCGCCGAGCTCGCGGCCGTCCGCGAGCGAGTCGCGCGCTTCGGTGACCTGCGCACGGCGATCGAGACCCTCGATCGCGAGGGCGAGGAGAGGCGCGAGCGGCACCAGATGCTCGTCCGGCTGGCCGACACCCTCGCGGGACGCGCACCGAACACGATGCGCATGACGCTCGAGACGTTCGTCTTGGCCGCCGAGCTGGAAGAGATCGTCGCGGCAGCGAACCTCCGCCTCGCCGACATGTCCGACGGGCGCTACCGCCTCGAGCACACCGACGCTCTCGCGCGACGAGGCGCCGCGTCAGGTCTCGGGCTGCACGTCCATGACGCCTATACGGGGCGAACCCGCCCACCCCAGTCACTGTCGGGCGGCGAGACCTTTCTTGCCTCCCTCGCCCTTGCTCTCGGCCTGGCAGAAGTCGTCACAAGCCGCGCGGGCGGCATCCGACTCGACACGCTCTTCATCGACGAGGGGTTCGGGTCGCTGGATGCCGAGACCCTCGAGCTGGCCCTGCGAACCCTCGACGACCTGCGGTCGGGCGGGCGGACGATCGGCGTCATCAGCCACGTCGAGGCCATGAAAGAGCAGCTTCCGATTGGCATCTTCGTCGAGGCAACGCCCCACGGATCCAGCGTCATCACCGAGGCTGCACCGAGTCTGCTCTGA